Proteins encoded together in one Thermococcus barophilus MP window:
- the sufC gene encoding Fe-S cluster assembly ATPase SufC, which translates to MLKVEDLHVKVMDKEILRGITLSIGEGELHVVMGPNGSGKSTLALTIAGHPRYKVSSGRIIFAGRDITKMKPEERARNGIFLSFQHPVEVEGVKVLQFLQRVLKNLRGVDEVEAYEIIFNAVEELGFDSSILSRELNVGFSGGERKKLEMLQAYLVRPKLLILDEPDSGVDVDSLKVIAGVIAKLHSEGTAILLITHYGRILEYLNPQRVHVLKEGKLVASGGVELVKLIEEKGFAAVEENGTAVKA; encoded by the coding sequence ATGCTGAAAGTGGAAGATTTACACGTCAAAGTTATGGATAAAGAGATACTTAGGGGTATCACACTCAGCATTGGCGAGGGCGAGCTTCACGTTGTTATGGGCCCAAATGGTAGTGGAAAATCTACACTGGCTTTAACCATAGCGGGTCATCCAAGGTATAAAGTAAGCTCGGGAAGAATAATCTTTGCTGGCAGGGATATAACTAAAATGAAGCCGGAGGAGAGAGCAAGGAATGGTATATTCCTCAGCTTCCAGCATCCGGTTGAAGTTGAGGGAGTTAAGGTTCTCCAGTTCCTCCAGAGGGTACTGAAAAATTTAAGGGGCGTGGATGAGGTTGAAGCCTATGAAATAATCTTTAATGCTGTGGAAGAGCTCGGCTTTGACAGCTCAATTCTCTCCAGGGAGCTCAACGTAGGCTTTTCAGGCGGTGAGAGGAAGAAGCTTGAGATGCTCCAGGCTTATCTCGTGAGGCCAAAGCTCCTGATCCTTGACGAGCCGGACAGCGGAGTTGATGTGGATTCCCTCAAGGTCATCGCGGGGGTTATAGCCAAGCTGCACAGCGAGGGGACGGCGATACTCCTAATCACCCACTACGGAAGGATTCTGGAGTACCTGAACCCCCAGAGGGTGCACGTGCTGAAGGAAGGCAAGCTTGTAGCTTCAGGTGGCGTTGAGCTTGTGAAGCTCATAGAGGAGAAGGGATTCGCGGCGGTGGAGGAAAATGGGACAGCAGTCAAGGCTTGA
- a CDS encoding YgaP family membrane protein: protein MERNEGTLDRLLRIVIGIVLLGIWAGMNVPYETVLLIVGLIALVTGLTGFCAIYKLLGISTCKEC from the coding sequence ATGGAGCGGAACGAGGGAACCCTCGACAGGCTTTTGAGGATAGTTATAGGAATAGTACTGCTCGGCATATGGGCGGGCATGAACGTGCCCTACGAGACAGTGCTTTTGATAGTCGGACTTATAGCACTGGTGACCGGACTTACCGGCTTCTGTGCAATTTATAAACTCCTGGGCATAAGTACCTGCAAAGAGTGCTGA
- a CDS encoding DUF998 domain-containing protein gives MMRHLKYLGIAGVVVYWLFVAWSIGKNPWFSFWRNALSDLGSPEMAQAPGIYNYGLMVTAVFMLAFSVYLMFSAENKLGTIGGAYISISAIFLALIGVFHAGTRPHGFVSTYFFVQFFLGMLIYGAGSKNRAIRYGSVALFALALLGTFVHWPSVALIETYEIALIAVFTSLIAIKR, from the coding sequence ATGATGAGGCACCTCAAGTACTTAGGAATAGCCGGCGTTGTAGTATACTGGCTCTTTGTCGCATGGAGCATAGGCAAAAATCCCTGGTTTTCCTTCTGGAGAAACGCCCTGAGCGACCTTGGCTCGCCAGAGATGGCGCAGGCTCCGGGTATATACAACTACGGGCTGATGGTCACAGCGGTGTTCATGCTTGCGTTTTCGGTGTACTTGATGTTCTCCGCGGAAAACAAGCTAGGGACCATTGGAGGAGCCTACATCAGCATCTCCGCCATCTTCCTTGCGCTCATTGGCGTTTTTCATGCCGGGACGCGGCCGCATGGCTTTGTCTCGACCTACTTCTTCGTGCAGTTCTTCCTTGGGATGCTCATCTACGGGGCGGGTTCGAAGAACAGAGCTATCCGTTACGGCTCCGTGGCACTCTTTGCACTCGCCCTGCTGGGAACCTTTGTTCATTGGCCCTCGGTGGCGCTGATAGAGACCTACGAAATAGCACTGATAGCGGTGTTTACGTCTCTTATTGCTATTAAAAGGTGA
- a CDS encoding ThiF family adenylyltransferase produces MEIFSRHFPIIGLEGQKKLMKSKVAVVGAGALGSWEVYFLKKVGVGEIIVVDRDFVDYNDLPRTIYDEEDVEKPKVEVLKEKFGVKGYFEDLNPSTVNLLDEADLILDGTDNIYTRQVINDYAVKTGKPWIYVGVLSTYGNIMPIIPGKTACFRCLMPKLPSRPMPTCAVAGIMSYVPPLAASLAVALAVKILLGEEVKSEMIFFDTKTLDFEKIEIPRRDDCEACIRHNFTFLEKQMKIERMCDGSIQVTPPEKMSVNLDDLAKRLEALGKEYLKTPQFIQFEDDYAEILIFKSGRMVVRGVEDEKEAKNFFARYLGG; encoded by the coding sequence ATGGAGATATTTTCAAGACACTTTCCAATCATCGGTTTAGAAGGTCAGAAAAAGCTCATGAAATCTAAGGTTGCAGTAGTGGGAGCTGGAGCACTTGGGAGCTGGGAGGTTTATTTTCTAAAAAAAGTTGGTGTTGGCGAGATTATAGTTGTTGATAGGGATTTTGTGGACTACAATGATCTGCCGAGAACTATCTATGACGAAGAAGATGTGGAAAAACCAAAGGTCGAAGTTTTAAAGGAAAAATTTGGAGTTAAGGGCTATTTTGAGGATCTAAATCCGTCAACCGTAAACCTTTTGGATGAGGCTGACTTGATTCTTGACGGAACAGACAACATCTACACGCGCCAAGTCATAAACGACTATGCGGTAAAAACTGGAAAGCCATGGATTTATGTTGGAGTTTTAAGCACGTATGGCAACATAATGCCAATAATTCCCGGAAAAACTGCCTGTTTCCGCTGTCTAATGCCCAAACTACCCTCAAGGCCCATGCCCACATGCGCCGTTGCTGGAATAATGAGCTATGTTCCTCCTTTGGCTGCCTCACTTGCAGTTGCACTTGCGGTAAAAATACTCTTGGGAGAGGAAGTGAAAAGTGAAATGATTTTCTTTGATACAAAGACCTTGGATTTTGAGAAGATAGAGATTCCAAGAAGAGATGACTGTGAAGCCTGCATTAGGCACAACTTTACGTTCTTGGAAAAGCAGATGAAAATTGAGAGGATGTGCGACGGCTCAATCCAGGTAACACCGCCAGAAAAGATGTCTGTAAACCTTGATGACCTTGCCAAGAGGCTTGAAGCTCTGGGCAAAGAGTACCTCAAGACCCCACAGTTCATACAGTTCGAGGACGACTACGCTGAAATTTTGATATTCAAAAGTGGAAGGATGGTAGTCAGGGGAGTAGAAGACGAAAAGGAAGCCAAAAACTTCTTTGCACGCTATTTGGGTGGTTAA
- the thiI gene encoding tRNA uracil 4-sulfurtransferase ThiI produces MILVRYGEIAVKRGRRREFERKLMENILAALRRKGIEAKAELIRGRILVDAPDDAAKIIAKVPGVVSVSPAREMSYEEVPNYLREALKGLNPKSFKVETQRLDKTFLKTSVEINREIGAFIVREFGWKVDLENPELTIGIEIIKKKAYVFFEKIKGVGGLPVSTQGKVVALLSGGIDSPVAAFLMMKRGAEIIAVHFDQGKNARKVVEKTVNILNDYSPRDIELIIENHFEVLKPYVVALNRLNMREWTCVVCKIAMLRRAAEIAKEKGALGIVTGDSLGQVASQTLTNLYFETMSVRFPIHRPLLGMDKEEIIRIAREIGTYQAFLEYPYCDCPFRPERVVTQGKPEEFKRILDALEEMNKFML; encoded by the coding sequence ATGATACTGGTCAGATACGGAGAAATAGCAGTAAAGAGGGGAAGGCGGAGAGAATTTGAAAGGAAGCTGATGGAAAATATCTTAGCTGCATTAAGGAGAAAGGGTATTGAAGCAAAAGCCGAGCTGATTCGAGGGAGGATCTTAGTTGATGCCCCCGATGATGCTGCAAAAATCATAGCGAAAGTTCCTGGAGTTGTTTCTGTTTCACCGGCGAGAGAGATGAGCTACGAGGAAGTGCCAAACTATTTAAGAGAAGCCCTGAAAGGTCTGAATCCAAAGAGCTTCAAAGTGGAAACCCAGCGGTTGGACAAGACTTTTCTCAAAACTTCTGTTGAGATTAATAGAGAAATCGGTGCATTCATTGTTAGGGAATTTGGCTGGAAAGTTGATCTGGAAAATCCAGAGCTCACAATTGGTATTGAGATTATAAAGAAAAAGGCGTATGTTTTCTTTGAAAAAATCAAAGGTGTCGGTGGCTTGCCAGTAAGCACCCAGGGGAAAGTCGTTGCTCTTTTAAGCGGCGGCATTGATTCCCCGGTGGCAGCATTTCTTATGATGAAAAGGGGGGCAGAGATTATAGCGGTTCACTTTGATCAAGGAAAGAATGCAAGAAAAGTCGTAGAAAAGACCGTTAATATACTCAATGACTATTCTCCAAGGGATATTGAGCTCATCATAGAGAACCACTTTGAAGTTCTGAAGCCATATGTTGTGGCATTGAACAGGCTCAATATGAGAGAATGGACATGCGTTGTGTGCAAGATAGCAATGCTGAGGAGAGCTGCTGAGATAGCAAAAGAGAAAGGCGCACTGGGTATTGTGACTGGCGATTCACTTGGGCAAGTTGCTTCACAGACGCTGACTAATCTCTATTTTGAGACCATGAGTGTCCGTTTTCCAATACACAGGCCTCTTTTGGGAATGGACAAGGAGGAGATAATTAGGATTGCAAGAGAAATCGGAACGTATCAAGCGTTTCTGGAGTATCCATATTGTGACTGTCCATTCAGACCTGAGAGAGTTGTAACTCAAGGAAAACCAGAGGAGTTCAAGAGAATTCTTGATGCTCTTGAGGAGATGAACAAATTCATGTTGTGA
- a CDS encoding NAD(P)-dependent oxidoreductase — MIGWIGLGHIGRAMAERLSEEFEIIVWNRTREKAEGFKNIAESPEEVVSKADVVFLSLYDSKAVQEVAERILKADLRGKIIVDTTTNHFKMVLEFHEMFKNAGAHYLESPVIGSVIPARNGQLTILVSGNEEAYRIVLPYLQRLGKKIFYFKEPGKATKLKLINNFVLGAFMVAIGEAVALGEKAGIEKSELIEILENGAGNSIVLKAKKEKLLTEDFSTHFSVKNLLKDLTYAYELAKSVRKPVFLNAQVKELYSMALSRGIEDEDFSVIYQLLKAL; from the coding sequence GTGATTGGATGGATAGGTCTTGGACATATAGGGAGGGCTATGGCAGAAAGACTGAGTGAAGAGTTCGAGATTATAGTATGGAATAGAACGAGAGAAAAGGCTGAAGGCTTTAAAAACATCGCAGAAAGTCCCGAAGAAGTTGTTTCTAAGGCAGATGTTGTATTTCTCTCGCTCTATGATAGCAAGGCTGTCCAAGAAGTTGCTGAGAGAATTCTCAAGGCTGACCTGCGGGGGAAGATAATAGTCGATACAACGACAAACCACTTCAAGATGGTTCTTGAGTTCCATGAAATGTTTAAGAATGCTGGGGCACATTATCTTGAAAGTCCAGTCATTGGAAGTGTTATACCTGCGAGGAATGGACAGCTTACGATACTTGTCAGCGGCAACGAGGAGGCATATAGGATTGTACTTCCCTATCTCCAGAGGCTTGGAAAAAAGATATTTTACTTTAAAGAGCCTGGAAAGGCTACCAAGCTGAAGCTCATAAATAACTTTGTACTTGGAGCGTTTATGGTTGCCATTGGGGAAGCCGTTGCACTGGGAGAAAAAGCGGGAATAGAAAAGAGTGAGCTTATCGAAATCCTTGAGAATGGTGCTGGGAATTCTATTGTTTTAAAAGCCAAGAAGGAAAAGCTTCTTACGGAGGACTTCTCAACCCATTTCTCAGTTAAAAACCTTTTAAAGGATCTAACATATGCCTACGAGCTGGCAAAAAGTGTCAGAAAGCCGGTATTCTTAAATGCTCAAGTAAAAGAACTCTACAGCATGGCATTATCCAGGGGGATTGAAGATGAGGACTTCTCAGTTATCTACCAGCTCCTGAAGGCGCTTTAA
- a CDS encoding peroxiredoxin — translation MVKVGEIVPDFEADAYLPEKDDIGKVKLSDYRGKWVVLAFYPADFTFVCPTELEELADYYEEFKKEGAEILSVSTDTAYVHKAWHDTSPAIKKIRYPMLADPAGKISRLFGTYIEDEGVSWRATFIIDPDGKVVHMEMHDLSIGRSAKEILRRLRASKYVREHPGQVCPASWEPGKETLKVSLDLVGKI, via the coding sequence ATGGTGAAGGTTGGAGAAATCGTTCCGGACTTCGAGGCCGATGCATACCTCCCCGAGAAGGACGACATCGGAAAGGTCAAGCTTTCGGACTACAGGGGCAAGTGGGTTGTCCTTGCCTTTTACCCGGCTGACTTCACCTTCGTCTGCCCGACGGAGCTTGAGGAGCTGGCCGACTACTACGAGGAGTTCAAAAAGGAAGGGGCTGAAATACTCAGCGTTTCGACCGATACCGCCTACGTCCACAAGGCCTGGCACGACACATCGCCAGCTATAAAGAAGATAAGATACCCCATGCTCGCCGACCCTGCTGGAAAAATAAGCCGGCTCTTTGGAACCTACATAGAGGACGAGGGCGTTTCATGGAGGGCGACCTTCATAATAGACCCCGACGGAAAGGTCGTCCACATGGAGATGCACGACCTCAGCATAGGGAGGAGCGCGAAGGAGATCCTCAGGAGGCTCAGGGCTTCCAAGTATGTAAGAGAACACCCTGGGCAAGTATGTCCTGCAAGTTGGGAGCCTGGAAAAGAAACTCTCAAAGTGAGCTTGGACTTGGTGGGAAAAATTTGA
- the sufB gene encoding Fe-S cluster assembly protein SufB encodes MGQQSRLEEILKAGSLEEILGTAVSYPKEIELKGELTKDMIEELSRIKNEPEWMLRHRLKALELFHKLPMPKWVVGIEELDLESLTLYSKPEIGSEVRDWDDLPENIRRTFERLNIPEIEKKFLSGLTAVFDSESVYSKLKEEFEKKGIIMLPMEEAVQRYPDLVKKYFGRVFPAGEHKFSALHHALWSGGVFVYVPKGVRIPFPVEAFFVIGSALEGQFEHTLLVADEGSYIHFIEGCSAPMYKGFSFHDGMVEIYAHKNATVKFTTIQNWSRNVINFNNKRAIIEENAYVEWIEGSIGSKITYTYPSSILRGEGARTAQYVVSLSNGPYLKDTGAKTVHLAPNTSSKIVSKSISANGGINIYRGLVRILKGAKNSTATVSCDSLILDEESRAYTYPHNQSDEPTASIIHEATTGKLGEDKLFYMNSRGISEEEAKSLIVLGFISEILEGLPFEYVEVLKKVIELEFSEVGGVG; translated from the coding sequence ATGGGACAGCAGTCAAGGCTTGAGGAGATACTCAAAGCTGGATCACTTGAGGAGATACTTGGGACGGCGGTATCATACCCCAAGGAGATAGAGCTCAAGGGAGAGCTGACAAAGGACATGATCGAAGAGCTCTCGCGGATAAAGAACGAGCCGGAATGGATGCTCAGGCACCGCCTCAAGGCACTTGAGCTATTCCATAAGCTTCCGATGCCCAAGTGGGTTGTTGGGATAGAGGAGCTCGACCTTGAGAGCCTCACCCTTTACTCCAAGCCTGAGATAGGCAGTGAAGTTAGGGATTGGGACGATTTGCCAGAAAACATCAGGAGAACATTTGAGCGCTTAAATATTCCAGAGATAGAGAAGAAGTTTCTCTCTGGCTTAACAGCAGTTTTTGACAGCGAAAGCGTCTATTCGAAGCTCAAAGAGGAGTTCGAGAAGAAGGGCATAATAATGCTCCCCATGGAGGAGGCTGTCCAGAGGTACCCCGACCTTGTGAAGAAGTACTTCGGCAGGGTATTCCCAGCAGGAGAGCACAAGTTTTCAGCCTTACACCACGCCCTCTGGAGCGGTGGGGTCTTCGTTTACGTGCCGAAGGGTGTCAGAATCCCCTTCCCGGTCGAAGCTTTCTTCGTTATAGGCTCCGCATTGGAGGGGCAGTTCGAGCACACGCTTTTGGTCGCGGACGAGGGGAGCTACATACACTTCATTGAAGGCTGTTCGGCGCCGATGTACAAGGGCTTCTCCTTCCACGACGGCATGGTCGAGATTTACGCCCACAAAAACGCCACCGTCAAGTTCACCACGATACAGAACTGGAGCAGGAACGTCATCAACTTCAACAACAAGAGGGCAATAATAGAGGAAAACGCCTACGTCGAGTGGATTGAGGGCAGCATAGGAAGCAAAATAACTTACACCTATCCTTCAAGCATCCTCAGGGGAGAAGGTGCTAGGACAGCCCAATATGTTGTTTCTCTCAGTAATGGGCCCTACCTCAAGGATACTGGTGCAAAGACGGTACATCTGGCACCAAACACGAGCTCAAAGATAGTCTCCAAGAGCATAAGCGCCAACGGCGGGATAAACATCTACCGCGGGCTGGTGAGGATCCTCAAGGGCGCGAAGAACTCCACCGCCACGGTCTCGTGTGACTCACTAATCCTCGACGAGGAGAGCAGGGCCTACACCTATCCGCACAACCAGAGCGACGAGCCTACAGCGAGCATAATCCACGAGGCAACGACCGGGAAGCTCGGAGAGGACAAGCTCTTCTACATGAACTCCCGCGGAATAAGCGAGGAAGAGGCGAAGAGCCTCATAGTTCTCGGCTTCATCAGCGAAATCCTTGAGGGACTGCCCTTCGAGTACGTGGAGGTGCTCAAGAAGGTCATAGAGCTTGAGTTCAGCGAGGTCGGGGGTGTTGGCTGA
- a CDS encoding FTR1 family iron permease: protein MIGQFLITFREALEAAIIVAVIIAYLKRTNRDNQIKEVWTGVGLSLLVSTMLGIIILKFYGGFEEKELFEGVASYIAVVVLTSMIYWMATKGKNIKAEIESKVSKAISPLALIGFTFIVVFREGLETVLFLTPFATQDLSGTLAGLVTGLIGALVLAYLIYGVGMKINLRTFFYYSSILLVFVAAGLAGYGTHELIEWGQEEGFNLGFLGEKAYDLGIPSDSVWSHKGAIGSVFAVLFGYSTKMEWGRVIVQFGYLIFGLYLVLRAYGKEPKLNAKRERLKTVG, encoded by the coding sequence ATGATTGGGCAGTTCCTTATAACGTTTAGAGAGGCACTTGAAGCGGCAATAATAGTGGCTGTGATAATCGCATACTTAAAAAGAACCAATAGGGATAATCAAATCAAAGAGGTCTGGACTGGTGTTGGACTTTCTCTTTTAGTGAGTACTATGTTGGGTATAATAATCCTCAAGTTTTATGGGGGTTTTGAAGAGAAGGAGCTCTTCGAGGGTGTTGCGTCGTATATAGCGGTGGTGGTCCTTACGAGTATGATATACTGGATGGCCACTAAAGGAAAGAACATCAAAGCTGAGATAGAAAGCAAGGTAAGTAAAGCAATTAGTCCCCTTGCGTTAATCGGTTTTACTTTTATAGTGGTCTTTAGGGAAGGGCTCGAAACGGTGTTGTTCTTAACCCCTTTTGCCACTCAAGATTTAAGCGGTACTTTAGCCGGCCTCGTAACAGGTCTCATTGGCGCTTTAGTGTTAGCTTATCTTATATATGGGGTTGGTATGAAGATAAATCTAAGAACGTTCTTTTACTACAGTTCAATCTTGTTGGTATTCGTAGCAGCGGGCTTAGCAGGTTATGGGACACATGAGCTCATTGAATGGGGGCAGGAGGAAGGATTTAATCTTGGCTTTCTTGGGGAGAAGGCATATGACCTGGGAATTCCAAGCGATAGTGTATGGTCTCACAAAGGTGCAATAGGTTCAGTATTCGCAGTGCTCTTTGGTTACTCTACAAAAATGGAATGGGGAAGGGTTATTGTTCAATTTGGTTATCTCATATTTGGACTTTATCTTGTCCTTAGAGCTTATGGTAAAGAGCCTAAATTAAATGCCAAAAGGGAAAGGCTCAAGACAGTGGGATGA
- a CDS encoding ferritin produces the protein MLSEKMLKALNEQLNRELYSAYLYFAMAAYFEDLNLEGFANWMKAQAEEELGHALRFYNYIYDRNGRVELKAIEQPPKEWDSPLAAFEAAYEHEQFITRHIHELAALAEEEKDYSTRAFLEWFINEQVEEEANVKKIVDKLKFAKDSPQVIFMLDQELGQRQPQLPGLLLQAGG, from the coding sequence ATGCTGAGCGAAAAGATGTTAAAAGCCCTAAATGAACAACTCAACAGAGAGCTGTATTCTGCATACCTGTATTTTGCAATGGCAGCCTACTTCGAGGATCTCAACCTTGAAGGCTTTGCTAACTGGATGAAGGCACAAGCTGAAGAAGAACTCGGACATGCCCTGAGGTTCTACAACTACATCTACGACAGGAATGGCAGGGTCGAGCTGAAAGCAATAGAGCAGCCACCTAAGGAGTGGGATTCACCGCTTGCAGCCTTTGAGGCCGCCTACGAGCACGAGCAGTTCATAACCAGACACATACACGAGTTAGCGGCTTTAGCTGAGGAGGAAAAGGACTACTCGACGAGGGCCTTCCTCGAGTGGTTCATCAACGAGCAGGTCGAGGAGGAGGCAAACGTCAAGAAGATAGTGGACAAGCTCAAGTTCGCAAAGGACAGCCCTCAGGTCATATTCATGCTCGATCAGGAGCTCGGCCAGAGGCAGCCCCAGCTTCCGGGACTTCTTCTCCAAGCTGGAGGCTGA
- a CDS encoding Lrp/AsnC family transcriptional regulator: MDERDLLIYRLLRKNGRMKMSEIARELGISHPSARERLEKLERRGDLRVQALLNIRKRNFVSAVVNLKVRSMDEAEKLADVFARCPRTVFVATTTGKYNLNLALIAESYSALEATIENTIRPMESVKEMDVSLGSSPAYPEFVDFKLEPTRKVAPCGKVCTECYIYGRKCSGCLATVYFMGLKGSRK; encoded by the coding sequence ATGGACGAACGCGACCTGCTGATATACCGCCTGCTGAGGAAGAACGGCAGGATGAAGATGTCCGAGATAGCGAGGGAGCTGGGGATAAGCCACCCCTCCGCGAGGGAGAGGCTTGAAAAGCTGGAGAGGCGGGGGGACTTAAGGGTTCAGGCACTGCTGAACATCAGGAAGAGGAACTTTGTCTCCGCGGTGGTGAACCTCAAGGTTCGGAGCATGGACGAGGCCGAGAAGCTGGCCGATGTTTTTGCAAGGTGCCCGAGAACGGTCTTCGTCGCCACGACAACCGGTAAGTACAACCTAAACCTGGCTCTCATAGCGGAGAGCTACTCTGCCCTTGAGGCTACCATAGAGAACACGATACGGCCCATGGAGTCGGTTAAGGAGATGGACGTCTCCCTCGGTTCGTCTCCGGCCTATCCAGAGTTCGTTGACTTCAAGCTGGAGCCGACGAGGAAAGTTGCCCCCTGCGGGAAGGTCTGCACTGAGTGCTACATTTACGGCAGGAAATGTTCGGGCTGTCTGGCGACGGTTTACTTCATGGGTCTGAAAGGGAGTAGGAAATGA
- a CDS encoding SufD family Fe-S cluster assembly protein translates to MFIEREALKRLTYQKYGDSPTIKSYTKWKLFEENSPLKLPTEAKGGEVPIKGHIVLSGSDVEFSLPGGVELSEGTLGLSQPEESRILGFHFYALRKTYRLRITRDLVEPLVIVSHLSANAFISHHISIEAENVRAPIIIYDLTKEGTKSLVVELKAKNAELEVLTVGRHSSLSHYLLRASLGGGTRVKAFTVISAGEMSHHREDYSLEGAKSELILRGMPIAIGSSVDYLTNVLQYGERSKSETRVHGFSYENGWTVHRGVAKVLESARNSSSGVISQVTIMDEGSLGVSVPMLEVDTGEIESAFHSSAVRQFDEDALFYLRSRGLDSDEAMSLFVHGIGEALSSHLERLRSKARSNVRELIEGLL, encoded by the coding sequence ATGTTTATTGAGAGGGAAGCACTCAAAAGGTTAACCTACCAGAAGTACGGCGACAGCCCAACCATAAAGAGCTACACCAAGTGGAAGCTCTTCGAGGAGAACTCGCCGCTCAAACTGCCGACAGAGGCTAAAGGCGGTGAGGTTCCGATAAAGGGGCACATCGTTTTATCGGGAAGCGATGTCGAGTTTAGCCTTCCTGGAGGAGTTGAGCTGAGCGAGGGGACGCTGGGCCTTTCTCAGCCCGAAGAGTCGAGAATCCTCGGCTTCCACTTCTACGCCCTCAGGAAAACGTACAGGCTGAGGATTACCAGAGACCTGGTGGAGCCCCTCGTCATAGTCTCCCATCTCTCGGCCAATGCCTTCATCAGCCACCACATAAGCATCGAGGCCGAGAACGTCAGGGCCCCGATAATAATCTACGATTTAACTAAAGAAGGGACTAAATCCCTCGTGGTCGAGCTCAAAGCTAAGAACGCCGAGCTTGAAGTCCTTACCGTTGGAAGGCACAGCTCTTTATCCCACTACCTCCTCAGGGCAAGCCTCGGGGGAGGAACCAGAGTTAAGGCATTCACAGTCATAAGCGCCGGGGAGATGAGCCACCACCGCGAGGACTACTCCCTTGAAGGGGCAAAAAGCGAGCTTATCCTCAGGGGCATGCCCATAGCCATTGGAAGCTCGGTGGACTACCTCACCAACGTCCTCCAGTACGGCGAAAGGAGCAAAAGCGAGACGAGGGTTCACGGCTTTTCATACGAGAACGGCTGGACGGTTCACAGGGGGGTTGCCAAGGTCTTGGAGAGCGCCAGGAACTCATCGAGCGGTGTAATCTCGCAGGTGACCATAATGGACGAGGGTTCACTCGGCGTCAGCGTGCCGATGCTTGAGGTCGACACCGGCGAAATCGAGTCGGCCTTCCACTCCTCAGCCGTTAGACAGTTCGACGAAGATGCGCTCTTCTACCTGAGGTCGAGGGGACTCGACAGCGACGAGGCGATGAGCCTCTTCGTCCACGGCATTGGTGAGGCTTTGAGCAGTCATCTCGAAAGGCTCCGCAGTAAGGCAAGAAGCAACGTCAGGGAGCTCATAGAGGGGCTTCTCTGA
- a CDS encoding cytochrome b5 domain-containing protein produces MKRVIKALIISGELLIVVSLALMVTGLAMNDPASTLGSLISYETARRAHTIASYLFIPLFYVHTAAGLLVIANRTERLKTGKAKRALVGAWTVLTVLLVVAGFTAFGTGRLALGSVQATAVLTLEEVAKHSNENDCWVVVENRVYNVTSLIDTHPGGRDAILKYCGTNATEVFFLEHNQNDYEALQAYYIGTINEPIVNQGNGTEKS; encoded by the coding sequence GTGAAGCGCGTAATCAAAGCCTTGATAATCTCAGGGGAGTTGCTCATAGTAGTCAGTCTGGCACTGATGGTAACCGGCCTGGCAATGAACGACCCGGCGTCAACCCTTGGGTCGCTGATAAGCTACGAAACTGCCAGGAGAGCCCACACCATAGCGTCGTACCTCTTCATCCCCCTCTTTTACGTCCACACTGCGGCGGGCCTCCTCGTTATTGCGAACAGAACGGAGAGGCTGAAAACAGGAAAAGCCAAAAGGGCACTCGTCGGGGCCTGGACAGTCCTCACGGTGCTCCTCGTGGTGGCAGGATTTACCGCCTTCGGCACGGGGCGGTTGGCGTTAGGAAGCGTCCAGGCCACAGCAGTGCTGACCCTCGAAGAGGTCGCGAAGCACAGCAACGAAAACGACTGCTGGGTCGTAGTCGAAAACAGGGTCTACAACGTCACGTCGCTGATAGACACCCACCCCGGCGGCAGGGATGCAATACTGAAATACTGCGGCACAAACGCGACCGAGGTCTTTTTCCTTGAACACAACCAGAACGACTACGAGGCACTCCAGGCGTACTACATCGGCACAATCAACGAACCGATCGTTAATCAAGGAAATGGCACAGAAAAAAGCTGA